A single region of the Mycobacterium avium subsp. avium genome encodes:
- the recR gene encoding recombination mediator RecR, with the protein MFEGPVQDLIDELGKLPGIGPKSAQRIAFHLLSVEPPDIDRLTAVLARVRDGVRFCAVCGNVSDDERCRICSDPRRDASVVCVVEEPKDVQAVERTREFRGRYHVLGGALDPLSGVGPDQLRIRELLSRIGERVDDVDITEVIIATDPNTEGEATATYLVRMLRDIPGLTVTRIASGLPMGGDLEFADELTLGRALAGRRAMV; encoded by the coding sequence ATGTTTGAGGGACCCGTCCAGGACCTGATCGACGAGCTGGGCAAGCTGCCGGGTATCGGGCCCAAAAGCGCCCAGCGCATCGCCTTTCATCTGCTGTCGGTCGAACCGCCCGACATCGACCGGCTGACCGCGGTGCTGGCCAGGGTCCGCGACGGGGTGCGGTTCTGCGCGGTGTGCGGCAACGTCTCCGACGACGAGCGCTGCCGGATTTGCTCCGACCCCCGCCGCGACGCGTCGGTGGTGTGCGTGGTCGAGGAGCCCAAAGACGTGCAGGCCGTCGAGCGCACCCGCGAATTCCGCGGCCGCTACCACGTTTTGGGCGGTGCGCTCGATCCGCTGTCCGGGGTGGGCCCCGATCAGCTGCGGATCCGCGAGCTGCTCAGCCGGATCGGGGAGCGGGTCGACGACGTCGACATCACCGAGGTGATCATCGCCACCGACCCGAACACCGAGGGCGAGGCGACGGCCACCTACCTGGTGCGGATGCTGCGCGACATTCCCGGCCTGACCGTGACCCGCATCGCCTCCGGGCTGCCGATGGGCGGCGATCTGGAGTTCGCCGACGAGTTGACGCTGGGCCGCGCGCTGGCCGGCCGCCGCGCCATGGTCTGA
- a CDS encoding YbaB/EbfC family nucleoid-associated protein, whose product MQPGPGGDMSALLAQAQQMQQKLMEAQQQLANAEVHGQAGGGLVKVVVKGSGEVVAVKIDPSVVDPSDVETLQDLVVGAMADASKQVTRMAQERLGSLAGGFGAPPGQPPAPAPGV is encoded by the coding sequence ATGCAACCCGGACCCGGAGGCGATATGTCCGCGCTGCTGGCCCAGGCGCAGCAGATGCAGCAAAAGCTCATGGAGGCCCAGCAGCAACTGGCCAACGCCGAGGTGCACGGTCAGGCCGGCGGGGGTCTGGTCAAGGTCGTCGTCAAGGGCAGCGGCGAGGTGGTCGCGGTCAAGATCGATCCCTCCGTCGTCGACCCGTCGGACGTCGAGACCCTGCAGGACCTGGTCGTCGGCGCCATGGCCGACGCGTCCAAGCAGGTCACCCGGATGGCCCAGGAGCGGCTCGGGTCCCTGGCCGGCGGGTTCGGCGCGCCGCCCGGGCAGCCTCCGGCGCCGGCGCCGGGCGTTTAG